In Gigantopelta aegis isolate Gae_Host chromosome 6, Gae_host_genome, whole genome shotgun sequence, the following are encoded in one genomic region:
- the LOC121373871 gene encoding proteoglycan 4-like, whose amino-acid sequence MASCFLNTVCNGLACFRTQGDGASPPVVATAMFTAACILFILPTLKKIFTRAFFDRLTVLLSIVSVFIILAVFLMLTVAIQGNHLFCFLMNGRIPCLSGLSKVWQRLIAIYMMFMLVIFNFGCAHLLRCVFLSIYDWARCCNRRGPLCRPLCRPRRPLCGPTPSLCGPTPSLFNLSSLCCELKRILFEPTRALCEPRCAPCKPKGALCQPKFAYCLPKRQSCEPKCSLCVPKCLPCEPKCPPYELRRTSCERRRHPMERRCLPCESRPRSPCKPRRPPCKPRPRSPCEPRCPPCEPRCPPCKPRCPPCEPRGPPCEPRPRSPYKLRPRSPCEPRCPPCEPRPRSPYKLRPRSPCEPRCPPCEPRPRSPYELRPRSPCEPRQLPCEPRPRSPCEPSPRSPCEPSPRSPCKPRPRSPCEPRPRSPCKPRPRSPCKPRPRSPCKPRPRSPCQPRPRSPCQPRRQPCDVRRSPCESPPSSVCSLSPRSVSPPRRSPRVMCKSSPPPPVCEEKKKRKQAATKRLCQMSNSTGMQQPSCSKPDDIEFDVVCHIKLEGVASKKRNCQVNVLGTSVLRK is encoded by the exons ATGGCGAGCTGTTTCCTAAATACAGTGTGTAATGGATTGGCGTGTTTCCGAACCCAAGGCGATGGAGCAAGTCCTCCTGTCGTTGCCACAGCCATGTTCACCGCCGCGTGCATTCTGTTCATCCTGCCAACACTTAAGAAGATATTCACTAGAGCGTTCTTCGATCGCCTCACCGTTCTGCTGTCCATTGTTTCTGTGTTTATTATATTGGCCGTGTTCCTGATGCTCACAGTTGCTATCCAG GGAAACCATCTGTTTTGCTTCCTCATGAATGGACGTATTCCATGTCTTTCGGGATTATCCAAAGTCTGGCAGCGACTGATAGCAATCTACATGATGTTTATGCTGGTCATCTTCAACTTTGGCTGCGCCCACCTCTTAAGGTGCGTGTTTCTCAGCATCTACGACTGGGCAAGATGTTGCAATAGAAGAGGTCCACTCTGTCGACCATtgtgcagaccaagacgtccgTTGTGTGGGCCAACACCTTCCTTGTGTGGGCCAACACCTTCCTTGTTTAATCTGTCAAGTCTATGCTGTGAGCTAAAACGTATACTGTTTGAGCCAACACGTGCATTGTGTGAGCCAAGATGTGCACCTTGCAAGCCAAAAGGTGCGTTGTGTCAACCGAAATTTGCATACTGTCTGCCAAAACGTCAATCGTGTGAGCCAAAATGTTCTTTATGTGTGCCAAAATGTCTACCGTGTGAGCCCAAATGTCCACCATATGAGCTAAGACGCACATCATGTGAGCGAAGACGCCATCCAATGGAGCGAAGATGTTTACCATGTGAATCAAGGCCGCGATCACCATGTAAACCAAGGCGACCACCTTGTAAACCAAGGCCACGATCACCATGTGAACCAAGGTGTCCACCATGTGAACCAAGGTGTCCACCATGTAAACCAAGGTGTCCACCATGTGAACCAAGGGGTCCACCATGTGAACCAAGGCCGCGATCACCATATAAGCTAAGGCCGCGATCACCATGTGAACCAAGGTGTCCACCTTGTGAACCAAGGCCGCGATCACCATATAAGCTACGGCCGCGATCACCATGTGAACCAAGGTGTCCACCATGTGAACCGAGGCCGCGATCACCATATGAACTAAGGCCGCGGTCACCCTGTGAACCAAGGCAACTGCCATGTGAACCAAGGCCGCGATCACCATGTGAACCAAGTCCGCGATCACCCTGTGAACCAAGTCCGCGATCACCATGTAAACCAAGGCCGCGATCACCATGTGAACCAAGGCCGCGATCACCATGCAAACCAAGGCCGCGATCACCATGCAAACCAAGGCCGCGATCACCATGCAAACCAAGGCCGCGATCACCATGTCAACCAAGGCCGCGATCACCATGTCAACCAAGGCGACAACCATGTGATGTTCGGCGTTCACCGTGTGAGTCACCACCATCCTCGGTGTGTTCACTATCTCCACGTTCAGTATCTCCACCACGGCGATCACCGCGTGTAATGTGTAAGTCATCACCACCTCCTCCAGTGTGCgaggaaaagaagaagaggaagcaGGCGGCTACGAAAAGACTGTGCCAGATGAGTAACAGCACGGGCATGCAGCAGCCATCGTGCAGCAAACCCGATGATATCGAGTTCGATGTCGTCTGCCACATTAAACTGGAAGGTGTCGCGTCTAAAAAACGGAACTGTCAGGTCAATGTCCTAGGGACAAGTGTGTTGAGGAAATGA
- the LOC121376185 gene encoding lysozyme-like has product MWRFLVLLVGTLGVVQAGISDKCLACICQVETHCKYTPCHPDVGSLSCGPYQIKEPYWEDCYKPGKGWKPCALDFQCAAKCVRSYTGRYGQYCTGGRIPTCEDYARIHNGGPLGCRKKATLGYWERVKKCLEKKPDYRLLWSSLYN; this is encoded by the exons ATGTGGCGCTTTCTGGTCCTCCTGGTGGGAACGCTGGGTGTGGTGCAAGCAG GTATCAGCGATAAATGTTTAGCCTGTATCTGTCAA GTGGAAACGCACTGTAAATACACCCCTTGTCATCCAGATGTGGGATCTCTCTCGTGTGGACCGTACCAGATCAAGGAACCTTACTGGGAAGATTGCTACAAACCTGGAAAAG gATGGAAACCGTGTGCCCTGGATTTCCAGTGCGCTGCGAAATGCGTCAGGAGCTACACAGGGCGATACGGACAATACTGTACAGGGGGACGCATACCTACATGCGAGGACTATGCCAGAATTCACAACGGCGGCCCGCTCGGGTGCAGGAAAAAAGCGACATTAGGCTACTGGGAAAGAGTGAAAAAGTGCTTGGAGAAGAAACCAGACTACAGGTTATTGTGGTCTTCACTGTACAATTAA